Proteins encoded within one genomic window of Gallus gallus isolate bGalGal1 chromosome 1, bGalGal1.mat.broiler.GRCg7b, whole genome shotgun sequence:
- the LOC121107608 gene encoding uncharacterized protein LOC121107608, which yields MEEGAQLGDTSSSSKHFVRTGGGGESLLPGKLRLCALSSAGDKAEWLSRPSPAHCSIFGRFQREGEPKRDRDQQPDRVAERGELGGDSPRASPTPPPPSIALRSFLRDANPLLRCAPGGGGDTRILRPQMPRSPRSVAAGGSPRRERWAGPGAARSGAGAAGPGAILVSAEAAGEGGTRRCSASGHGRTGPRPRPRVWAPGGTEAATLWPRGGKFCLRPTRREGLVATQSTEH from the exons ATGGAGGAGGGAGCCCAGCTGGGTGACACG AGCAGCTCCTCCAAACACTTTGTTcgtactgggggggggggggaatcgTTACTCCCCGGGAAGCTCCGGCTCTGCGCGCTCTCCTCGGCCGGGGACAAAGCCGAGTGGCTGTCCCGTCCCTCCCCGGCTCACTGCAGCATTTTCGGGCGGTTCCAACGCGAGGGCGAGCCTAAGCGCGACCGCGATCAACAGCCGGATCGAGTTGCAGAGCGGGGCGAACTCGGAGGAGACTCGCCCAGggcttcccccacccccccgcccccttccATCGCGCTGCGCTCATTTTTGCGTGATGCGAATCCTCTCCTTCGCTGTGCCCCAGGGGGCGGGGGGGACACCCGCATCTTGCGACCCCAAATGCCGCGCTCGCCCCGATCTGTGGCAGCCGGGGGGAGTCCGCGGAGAGAGAGATGGGCTGGGCCGGGGGCTGCGCGCAGCGGTGCtggggcagcggggccgggcgccaTCTTGGTTAGCGCCGAGGCGGCGGGAGAGGGTGGGACACGGCGCTGCTCGGCGTCAGGCCACGGGCGGACAGGCCCCAGGCCCAGACCTCGGGTTTGGGCGCCTGGCGGCACGGAAGCGGCCACACTCTGGCCTCGAGGGGGAAAGTTTTGTCTCAGGCCTACCCGCAGAGAGGGGCTGGTGGCGACCCAGAGCACGGAACACTAG